The genomic window CTTGCGTTGTAATGGGGATTTTCACGCTGAATCCGAAAAGCGTTTTCGATATGCTGCTTCATCTCTGGAACGCTGATTCTGCGTCTGTCGTTCTCGTCTTTGCGTACATTCTGTTTGATTTCAACACGGTCAAGTAACGGGTCGGAAAACTTCTTCCAGTACTGTTCAATCGAACGCTGGGAGCAGAGGCAGATTTTGTCGGTATTCCCATAGTTTCCGCAGGGACAGGGATTTGTCGCCATTACAAGCTGGAAATTTGCAGGGTAACAGGTAGTTCTTCCAGCACGGCTAAGAGTAATTGATTTTGATTCAAGAGGGACTCGGAGCATCTGCAAAACGGAGGAACGGAATTCAGCCGCTTCATCCAAAAAAAGCGTTCCGTTATGGGCAAGGGATATTTCACCCGGATTGCACCTCGCACCACCGCCACAGATTCCTTCAATCGATGCTGTCTGATGAGGCATTCGGAATGGAGCGGTTCTGATTAATCCGTCATTTGGCCTCATCAGACCTGCCAGGCTGTGAATGCGTGTGACAGTTTGAGATTCTTCGACCGTAAGTTCTGGTGTAAGGGCTGGAATTAGGCGTGTAGAAAGAAGCGTTTTGCCACAACCGGGTGCACCTTCAAGCAGAATATTGTGCTTTCCTGCGATTGCAATTTCGATTGCACGGGCTGCGTCATAGTAGCCGTCAAGGTTCATATCGTAGACTTTTGAAAGAAGTTCTTCGTTGAATTTGATTTCGCCCTGTTCTGGAGATGATGAATTACTTTTTTCTGTAAATTGCTCGCTGTGTAAAAGTTTTTCATGTGCGTCAGAAAGTGAAGAAATCCCCATCACTTTCATTTTGATTGTAATCAATTTCTTCCCAAACGGAAAAATCTTCCTCACTAAAAAATTCGTCAAGAATAATTTTTGCAGCATTTTTGATGTCCATATCGTCTGTGATACTATAATTGGAATCCTGTGTAGTTCCGCCGTCAATGTCTGAAAGGTCTCGGTCATAAAGCATAAAATCCCAGTAATCATCGGTTTTGTGAATGATAAAGACCTCCCCGCTGTTTTTTTTCTGCAAGGCGAGTTCTGTGCGTTCATCTTTTGTAATTTCAAGCTGATTTCCGGCTTCTTTAAACGCCTCGTTTACTGCATTTTCGCCGTACATATCCGAAAGTTTTGAGAGAATTTCTTTGAGCGTTGAGCCGCTTTGAATCATAAACGCAAGCTCGTCTTTTTCGCTTGCTTCTGTAATGATTTTTACTTCTTCGTGTGGTTCAGGAAAATACGCTTCTTTGATGTGTTTTGCAAACTCCATGCTGTTTTCTGCCGCTATGTTTCGCGGATACCAAACATTATGATTGCGTGAATACAGCCAGCCTTCGTTTTTAAGCTCCGTGCGGACTTTTTCATTCGGAATTCCCGAAAAGCGGATATTCGCTCGTTTGTACTGTTCGCTGTTGATAATCTCCATTGAGATTGTAGATGTTTGTGTAATTGTGTCTGCCATGAGTGCATACTCCTAGATATGAGAATTGCAGCACTGGGCAGACTGCTGTGTAATGTTATTGATTGCTTGTCATTGTCGGTCGTGACCCGACAATCTGCTAAAAAATCATCTCCATTTCAGGCTCCTGTTTTTTGGGAGCCATAGAGCTGTTCTGATTTTGGTTTTGTTCAAAGGCGAACGTTTTGAGGATTTCTGTTCCCCTCCTGTCAGCGTTGAAAAGAATATTGCCGACTGAATCAATGCTCTTGTCGCGGTTTTCCGCTTTTTTAAGGTCATTGTTCACATTCACCATGATGTTCTTTTTGAAGTCTTCTGCAATCTCAGGCGAAACAGAAAGATTCATGCCCGATTTACAGGCCGCGATGTAGGAACCAAGATATTCAACAGGTTCTGCAGATTCAATCGTAAGCGAAAGTCCTTTAAGATTTGTCGGCTGATTGATTTTGTCCTTTGCCATTTCCATAATAACCCCTGGATTTTCCGTCTGTTCCGGGAAGAATACGGCGGCAGTGTGAAAGTTTTCGTCTTTGCCCTTGAAATTGTAAAGAACACCTTTCTCACCGTCTTTGAGTTCGGTGCCCGCTTCGTTAATCTGATTACGGGTAGCCACGATGTTCGATTCATAGCCTTTCTTCATCTTCTCAAACTGAACTGGGATAAGGCGGCTTGCGGGAAGGCAGTAGCCCTGCGAAAGCGTGTGGACTGGCTCCGCCTTGACCTTGCCATTATGGTCGGGCAAGAAAGGTGCTTTGTTTGCATCCAAGCCAGCTTTCATAACTTTT from Treponema succinifaciens DSM 2489 includes these protein-coding regions:
- a CDS encoding ArdC-like ssDNA-binding domain-containing protein, translated to MENENTNPFETPVSKSEFSGFWIPSHNAKVMKAGLDANKAPFLPDHNGKVKAEPVHTLSQGYCLPASRLIPVQFEKMKKGYESNIVATRNQINEAGTELKDGEKGVLYNFKGKDENFHTAAVFFPEQTENPGVIMEMAKDKINQPTNLKGLSLTIESAEPVEYLGSYIAACKSGMNLSVSPEIAEDFKKNIMVNVNNDLKKAENRDKSIDSVGNILFNADRRGTEILKTFAFEQNQNQNSSMAPKKQEPEMEMIF
- a CDS encoding LPD16 domain-containing protein; this encodes MADTITQTSTISMEIINSEQYKRANIRFSGIPNEKVRTELKNEGWLYSRNHNVWYPRNIAAENSMEFAKHIKEAYFPEPHEEVKIITEASEKDELAFMIQSGSTLKEILSKLSDMYGENAVNEAFKEAGNQLEITKDERTELALQKKNSGEVFIIHKTDDYWDFMLYDRDLSDIDGGTTQDSNYSITDDMDIKNAAKIILDEFFSEEDFSVWEEIDYNQNESDGDFFTF